A segment of the Salvelinus namaycush isolate Seneca chromosome 3, SaNama_1.0, whole genome shotgun sequence genome:
gctctttcattttctctgcatctctgctcaCGGCCATTCAGCCCTCTCAACAGGACCGGAGAGGCTTTGGAAAACTCCACAGGAAATGAAAAAGATGGACAACAACTTAGAATTCTGCCGCCCCGTCCTTCCTGTGTCCACCTTCACAGTAAAACACAGGAACTGCATCTGTTCTTTAGCCTGTTTTATGAAAGAATGTATTTATTAGTCACCATATAGTGATGAAGGTGTACGTGTGAGTGCCATATTCTATACAGTTTTTTGTGTCAGGCAGCAGGATAGGCGCCCTCAGTTTTTCATTGTCAATGTACCTTTCAGTTTATACCAGGTAGGAGAAGATaacctctctctctggtctggaTAGTGAGAGGAATGGGGCAGTGAGTCTTTGTGGGGGCGGGGCATCAGCAGCTGGGTGAGGTTGTGATTGGACTCTGCAGGTAGGCCAGGCTGCTGGGCTGGCCATGCGCTACCACGGAGACGGGAAAGCTAAAGATGAAGGGCGACGTAGGGCTGGAGGAAGACTTGGGGCCCAGGCTGGCTGCCGAGGGGCTGGCAGCCTCCACCGCGCACGATGTGGCCAGCACCTGGGACTCGAACTGCAGCAGCTGACCCATGAAGCTGAAATTGGGGGAGATGATACTGCGGCGCTGCTTGACGAACTCAAAGGCTTCGTCCAGCCGAACACGCTTCTTCTTCATCAGGTATGCCAGGCAGATGGTGGCAGAGCGAGAGATGCCCGCCTGGCAGTGCACCAGCACACGTCTGTTAGAGTCTTTCACAGAGtctaaagagagagacacagagagatagggGGTCCAGAATTGACTCagggtatactgtagatatgcCCAGGATAGGTAATACGTAGTGCTCAGGATCATCTGTTGTAATGGTCTGTAAGCTTTCTTGATAGACACGTATAACTTCACTGATTTGTTTTTCCTCATGGTTCTCATCCACACAGACGACCACAAAGGCACACGACAGGCTCTTACACCTCAGTGTCTCATAAGCAATATATTAGTCTGTAGCCCTATAAAACACAAACAGCAAAACTATGCGCCCCAGAGCAAAGACATGCAAATGTTGATCCTGCACCCAACACACCTACAGCCCTTTCCATACATAAGCATTTCTCACCATGAGAAATAGCAACCACAGGGGAATTGCCCTCATCACAGGGAGGCCATTATGAGTAGTGtccacacaacaaaatgtgtgtcCTAATGCCCAAATATTTCTATGTGAGTAGAATGTCATAAATACTAATTAAAACACAGAAATGTAACATCCTGTTCTATAGTGCAGtcgtattctctggtgtgaacaTACACAGCTATTAAAGTAACTCCAACTAACGCAGCACCGCACCCAAGAACAGTGGATGAGTCATACTCTGGTCCCTAAGCAGCTAACTCTGATGCATTCAAGCCCATAGAcgcttacaaacacacacacacacacccatccaaACATACTGGGGGTCTCCACACACCAGTGCAGCAGGCTTCCATGTGGAATATGACACTAGGCCCAGCCTATCCTCCCTCATGGTAATCCCTAACCATGGTAATCTCTAACCATGATAATCTCTAACCATGGAAATCCCTAACCATGGAAATCCCTAACCATGGTAATCTCTAACCATGATAATCTCTAACCATGATAATCTCTAACCATGGAAATCCCTAACCATGATTATCCCTAACCATGATAATCTCTAACCATGGAAATCCCTAACCATGGAAATCTCTAACCATCGTAGTCCCACAATGACTATAATtcagctctcctctccctccatatcaACTGAGCACACTGAGCATGGGTAAACCTCACACTGAGATTCTGCATGAGCACACTATTTATTGTCTATTTAATACCAATTATTTATTCTAAAATCTTCTCCTTTTACTTAGGCTAGTACCTGGCCGGGAATGAAAATGTTATCTTAAATACATTTTGCCACCGTGGTTAGAAAAATACTGCCACCCATTACTCATACACTCAGAGGAATTATAAAAAGAAACATCTGTTTGTTCTTGAAGAACCATCAATTGAAGTGACACTCTCTTCCCTGAAAAAAGAAGACCTTTAATCACATGATCAAATTAACATTCTACTGAGCTATGCTGCAGCTATAGGGACCATCATAGACCATGTCATTCTCCTCCTGCTCATCATGATGATGATGTATTAgtctaagtcccaaatggcaccctattccctttatagtgcactacagggTGTAATTTGGAACGGATCCCATTCTTCTTCTAAGAAAATGTAACTTACCGATAAACTCAATGGCTTCTATGAACCAGGAGCTGATGTCCTCTTTGTGGTTGTCCTCCACAGGAATGCACTTGTACTGGTAGACCCCCTCGAAGTGGTTGGGACAGTTAGAGGACACGTTGAGTAAGGCTGAGATGCCCATGCCGTCCAGCATGTCCTTTTTGGAGGCGTGGAAGGCACTGCCAAGGTACAGGAAGGGAAGAATCTCCACTGGACCAGCCTGGAACATATAGAAGACAAAGTTGGCATTAATACAGAGTCAAAAGAGAATACAGGCAAATGTAGTCAGAATGTCTTTTTCAAACATCACAACGTAACACAATTAAGAAGACTGGAGAAAGGGCCTAATTACAATCTGCAATCAATTAAAAAAAAGGTTCTGATAAATAAAATGTATGGTATGCACTTTCTTTTAATTATTTAAATTTTAAGGTCGCAGCAATATGGTCTGAAATTGGATCATAAAATATAGGCCAATGACAACTCAAGAAATTAATATACTGTATCTTCAGCCAGTTTGTTGATTTGGGCCCTGTTATAGCATTGCTGCTATGGGCCCGCTTCAAACAGCAGAAAAGTATCGATAACGCCTGCTTAAAACAGATAGTGAAGGAAGGCCGGGCAATGTTGGTCACACATGCCTACCCTACCACCCCCTGCACCAGTGAGAGAGATAAAAAGGAGTCACAACTGGTGCTCTTATCTAGACGAAAAAACAACAGTAGGCCTAAACCTAGATGACTGGAATTTACGAGTCCCCTGGTATTTCACTCAATGCCACACATTCAGTCAAACTCGGTCACAACTCGGTCACCAATATAAACAGGTCCCCTTCTTTACCTGGTCATGTTGGGACGTCTGTGGAGTTCCACAGGAAGAACACGAGTCCAAACTGGACTGGGTAGAGAACGAGGATAACGTTTTGGTCTTCAAACAGAACTCGGGATACTCCGTAAAAAATCTGTCGTAGCCCCCTGTGAAAAAAGATGAACCTTAGACATTAGGATATATTAATCACAGGCCACACTCAAGTCAAACCAGCCTAATAGCTCACCATGGACGTAtatcatttacaaattagcctaCCTAGCGTAATACACATAGGTCATTTTTCTCTATAAAAACCAAATATAATATCTTTGAATATTGACATAAAACATTATAGAACAGCAATTATAATTTGATTTCCATAAAATTAAAAGAGGCTTATAATTTGGGCATGCTTAGTGGTTTTCACCTAAATTAAATGTGACAATTGAAAAACCTAGTCGAATTTACGAGAGAAAAATGTCATTTCCTCATATACGTATAATAATTTATTGAGAAATAGGGTATAGTCTTGTGATTATCTGGCAACACTTAATATTTCAATGTTCAATGCGTGTGTGTAATTTTGATCTCATAATAAGCAATTGGCAACAATAGCCAATAAAATAACTTTTTTAAATGAATACATTTGCTGATGTGAAATCTTGAAGATTATCCAATTGTTGGGGCTCACACAAGACACTCGCTGCAGCACATCCTTGTGCACCCAGACGTGGCTCTCTCTGCATTACCTCATTGTTAGCGCCTAGTGCCTATTTGTCGGTTGAATTGTGCAGCAATACAAAACCGCACTAGATGTACCATTAATGGTTAAGAAATACTTGTAATAATTCtgataataaaataataacattGTAATAACACATTTGTCAGATATAATGAAAAATGTGCTATTAAATGattatttatgctttttgtgTTATTTATGCTTGTAAACAAAACTCATTTGGCATGTTTTTATTCTGATAACCTGTTAATAAGTGCATTGTGATCATTTACCTTTTAGTAGAAATATTTCAGTTCCAAATGTGTCTCTGTACACTGCATTTAGCACCAGAGTGATTGTGCTATCGTCTTTAACAGTGTCTATGTCGGGCGTCCTCTCGTCGTAGAGGATCACAGCGGAGTACATTCCTGATTTCAGCCGGGCTTTGACCTCTTCATCACTCGATAGAATCTGGTCTAAACTCACGGAGCCCTTCGCTCGCCTTCTCACAATGGTGTTACAGCGAATATTCACTGCGCTCCGGATGTGTCCAGCGCTAAACGCCAAAAATGATCGGCAGTCCAGCACCAGGCATTTCGCACTGTCGTCCTTCAACAACCTTTTCAAAACGTTGCAATCCATTTCGCAAAGTTCATCCATAATAACCATATTTTCCTCCATAATGAAGATAATTCTGTTTTTCCTGTTGAAGAACACGAAGAGAGTGCTGGATGTGTGTTAATGCTGAGCAGCTCCTGCGCAATGTTGTGCTCTTATTCTCCTGAGAGCATTACTATCACGAGCAGTCCGCCTCTTTCCGTTTTATGAATGGGGCCTCTGCCGCCAGCCCAATGAAAAGGGTGGTGGCGTCACGCTGGAGGTGACGTCAACCGCTAGTAAAATTCTCCTCTCTTTTCATTCATAAAAAGCCAACGATCAATGCCAACAGAATATGAGGTTGCCTCTGCCAAAGCTCGAACATGTTGACTCTCTTGTTAATGACAAAGTCAAAAGCAATGCTATATTTATTTTCCCAAGGCAAATGTTCTGTAACGATATTAGTAGGCTACCATTCCTATGGCTATTTTATATCCCTCCATAGGAAGCTCAATTTGTCAAATGTTATGAATGTTTCATATGCTTATGGCATTCTTGATTGTAGATTCTAAGTAATATTCCTTTGTGAATATGCTATGCTCCCCCTCCCCTACTCCCTTTCTCTCATCTGGGTGCCAGAGGGCCAGGATACCTCTCTTGTTTGCTCACAGAGCCTTTACAGGATCCTACAGGATAAGGCCAACGATATTCCCTCCGTACTGTCCTCATCCCATCAAACATCACAAACAAGCTATTTAATACCAGCAATTGATGCAATTATGTAAACCTGGACAAATGTAGGCtactgttactgtcctctgaGAATGTTTTAGAAATATAGGTAGGTTTATCCTTTATTAGAATTTCTTAGAAAACTTGCATTATAGGCTTGCATCACTTATATGGATAAATTAACACATTTATTGTAGCCCACAGTAGAATAATAAATATATTGCAAGGAATTTCTGATACTTGTTTTTATCAACAGGATCAGAGTGTTGAAAGCAGGATATCTACTGTAGATTCCCCCAGTTTCAGGCAATCACTTGTTACATTTTGTTGTTCCGCTTCAGGTTTAACTGTCTTCTAGAACAttcacacatcatcagtaggCTAAGGTAATGTCAAGCTCCACAGAATGTTTCGATATAATACAATGtttcacagtttatttttacctACAGTGGTTCACCATTGTCCATAACCTAAAACCCATTCTATATGAAGACCCTGCAAAATGTAGGCTAATAATTCTAGTTCTTCGTAGACTGCTCCAGAGCCCACAAAATTGCAGCAAGCAAGTTTAGAGGATGTGCCTCAGTAATGGAGTGTTGTGCCAGAAACCCCAGAGTGTTTTCAATTGGTTTTGTTTTCCTATCCTATATAATAATAGCTTGCAGCATTGTTGCCCTCCCTATCAGTGAAAATCTCATTATAATCCGCCATGATTTTTTTTTACTGACACCATTATTATGATGTTTCAGTTTATTGTTATGGAGGAAAATGTAATCCCTCTTTTTTCTAAAAGTTATATTTCTGTCAAACAtcgccacattttgttacttcacagccttattctaaaatggattgaattgtttTTGTAATTCTaaacaatatacacacaataccccataatcacaaagcaaaaactgttttttagaaaatgCTGCTAatttgttaaaaataaataacacatttacttaagtattcagaccctttactcagtactttgtttaagcacctttggtagtgattacagcctcaagtcttcttgggtatgacgctacaagcttgacacacctgtatttggggagtttctcccattcttctctgccgaTTCTatgaagctctgtcaggttggatggggagcatcgctgcacagcaattttcaggtctctccagagatgttcgatcaggttcatcccgagctctggctgggccactcaaggacattcagagacttgtcccgaagccactcttgctttgtcttcgctgtgtgcttagggtcgttgtcctgttggaaggtaaacctttgccccagtctgaggtcctctggagcaggttttcatcaaggatctctctgtactttgctcagttcatctttccctcgatcctgactagtccaccagtccctgctactgaaaagcatccccacagcatgatgcctcgtagagatggtgccaggtttcctccagacgtgacacttgacattcaggccaaagaattcaatcttggtttcatcagaccagagaatcttgtttctcctggtctgagagtcctttaggtgccttttggcaaactccaagtgggctgtcatgtgccttttactgaggattggtgtccgtctggcccctctaccataaagccctcattggtggagtgctgcagagatggttgtccttctggaaggttctccacagaggaactctggagctctgtcatagtgaccatcgggttcttggtcacctcctgaccaaggcccttctcccatgattgctcagtttggaccggcggccagctctaggtagagtcttggttgttccaaacttcttccatttaagaatgatggaggccactgtgttcttggggaccttcaatgctgcagacattttttggtacccttccctagatctgtgcctcgacacaatcctgtctcagagctccatggacaattccttcgacctcatggcttggtttttgctctgacatgcactgccaactgtgggaccctatatagatatcaggtatcaaggtaagacccagatgcagaccgtgtcaaagtaacaatgtttattacagcaacattggcaaaggtacagaatggcaggcaggctcagggtctggtcaagcagaggtcggtaatccagagacggggcaaaggtacaggacctcaggcaggctcagggtctggtcaagcagaggtcggtaatccagagacggggcaaaggtacaggacggcatgcaggctcaaggtcaggggcaggcagagtggtcaggcgggtgggtacagggtcaggccaggtaagggtcaaaaaccaggaggatgagaaaagagagactggggaaaagtaGGAGCTgacacaaaaacgctggttggcttgacaaacaagacaaactgagaacacaggtataaatacacaggggataattgggaagatgggcgacacctggagtgg
Coding sequences within it:
- the LOC120044985 gene encoding dual specificity protein phosphatase 4-like, with the protein product MEENMVIMDELCEMDCNVLKRLLKDDSAKCLVLDCRSFLAFSAGHIRSAVNIRCNTIVRRRAKGSVSLDQILSSDEEVKARLKSGMYSAVILYDERTPDIDTVKDDSTITLVLNAVYRDTFGTEIFLLKGGYDRFFTEYPEFCLKTKTLSSFSTQSSLDSCSSCGTPQTSQHDQAGPVEILPFLYLGSAFHASKKDMLDGMGISALLNVSSNCPNHFEGVYQYKCIPVEDNHKEDISSWFIEAIEFIDSVKDSNRRVLVHCQAGISRSATICLAYLMKKKRVRLDEAFEFVKQRRSIISPNFSFMGQLLQFESQVLATSCAVEAASPSAASLGPKSSSSPTSPFIFSFPVSVVAHGQPSSLAYLQSPITTSPSC